From the Leptospira biflexa serovar Patoc strain 'Patoc 1 (Paris)' genome, one window contains:
- the fliD gene encoding flagellar filament capping protein FliD has translation MPAYTMPGLMTGQNTNDIVKKLVDLERRPIKRWETENEYAKMQIQIWGEVKNLTTNLQTKTRALVSFTAPFATKSVSSSVEGVITGEASRAAKSGNKSLEIIQMASKHQLSGVEIDTDIRLPEGSFTVYSGKSKETVTFPGGGLSDLSSAIKNMAGTIVEASIIKIDKDSSIITLTSVKTGKKNELQFSDPNGILKLAGLVGENKATEEDTEQNLSLDGTKAKAWDPTKFKKSEVETDKLIQTEEGIVLKPDTAYSIPIAVTEIKERAYFEVVVEGEAPAVMELGMSFEKEGSARNKFLPINKTDSKYSFQAGDFASDKNLTAIIVSNAATTPIQIKSVTLITPQAPGTAEPVKVLQEAKDLKIKIDGVEITRETNDGIADVLEGISFNVHKVTEEPVTLKIHVDHAKGSALIKEWVDAYNELMKFSKEVTSVEKNGKISDKKESDDSKAADISRDFWDNKSKSGLLAGENSILRLIASLKTTANSYYPATKENGFRVLTDIGISTGAVGSNWEKIQDGLLQIDQEKLIAVLSENPDGVRDLFASDPNNDAKMEEGVGIRLLEILKPYNQYASGIVTSKVKLLEESVAGNNKKIKEHESHLISFEAKLKQRFLYMEQGVGKNKSVGNYLQNNMFRGNGGE, from the coding sequence ATGCCAGCATACACCATGCCGGGTCTGATGACTGGGCAAAACACAAACGATATCGTAAAAAAACTGGTCGATTTGGAACGCCGGCCCATCAAACGTTGGGAAACCGAAAATGAGTATGCCAAAATGCAGATTCAGATTTGGGGTGAGGTGAAAAATCTCACAACCAATTTACAAACCAAAACAAGGGCCCTTGTTTCCTTTACCGCTCCTTTTGCCACAAAATCCGTATCCTCATCCGTTGAGGGTGTCATTACCGGAGAAGCATCCCGTGCTGCCAAATCAGGTAATAAATCACTCGAAATCATACAAATGGCAAGTAAACACCAGTTATCTGGTGTAGAAATTGATACAGACATCCGACTCCCTGAAGGCAGTTTTACCGTATATTCTGGTAAATCCAAAGAAACAGTCACTTTCCCTGGTGGTGGGCTTTCGGATCTCTCCAGTGCGATCAAAAATATGGCTGGGACGATTGTAGAAGCATCGATCATTAAAATTGACAAAGATTCCTCCATCATCACCTTAACTTCTGTTAAAACTGGTAAAAAAAATGAACTCCAATTTTCAGACCCCAATGGGATTTTGAAATTGGCTGGCCTTGTGGGTGAGAACAAAGCGACAGAGGAAGATACCGAACAAAACCTTTCGTTGGATGGAACCAAAGCAAAAGCCTGGGACCCAACCAAATTTAAAAAATCGGAAGTGGAAACGGATAAACTCATCCAAACCGAAGAAGGGATTGTTTTAAAACCAGACACTGCGTATTCGATTCCAATTGCTGTGACTGAGATCAAAGAACGTGCTTACTTTGAAGTTGTAGTCGAGGGGGAAGCTCCTGCGGTGATGGAACTCGGGATGAGTTTTGAAAAAGAAGGAAGTGCCCGGAACAAATTCCTTCCTATTAATAAAACGGATTCAAAGTATAGTTTCCAAGCTGGCGATTTTGCGAGTGATAAAAATCTTACCGCTATCATCGTCTCCAATGCGGCCACAACTCCCATCCAAATCAAATCAGTGACACTCATCACACCACAGGCTCCCGGTACTGCGGAACCAGTAAAAGTTTTGCAAGAAGCAAAAGATCTAAAAATCAAAATTGATGGTGTTGAGATCACTCGTGAAACAAACGATGGGATCGCCGATGTATTGGAAGGAATTTCATTTAATGTCCATAAGGTGACAGAAGAACCTGTTACCTTAAAAATCCATGTGGACCATGCCAAAGGTTCTGCCCTCATCAAAGAATGGGTGGATGCTTATAATGAACTCATGAAGTTTTCAAAAGAAGTGACTTCTGTTGAAAAAAATGGAAAAATTTCTGATAAAAAAGAAAGTGATGATTCCAAGGCCGCAGATATCTCAAGAGACTTCTGGGATAACAAATCCAAATCAGGACTTCTTGCAGGTGAAAACTCAATTTTACGACTCATTGCTTCATTAAAAACAACTGCTAATTCTTATTACCCAGCAACCAAAGAAAATGGATTCCGAGTCCTAACAGACATTGGGATTTCCACAGGAGCCGTCGGATCCAATTGGGAAAAAATCCAAGATGGCCTCTTACAAATTGACCAAGAAAAACTCATCGCTGTTTTGTCTGAGAATCCAGATGGAGTGAGAGATTTATTTGCATCCGATCCGAATAACGATGCTAAGATGGAAGAAGGTGTTGGGATTCGGCTTCTGGAAATATTAAAACCTTATAACCAATATGCATCTGGGATTGTTACAAGTAAGGTAAAACTTTTAGAAGAAAGTGTCGCAGGGAATAATAAAAAAATCAAAGAACATGAGTCACATCTCATTAGTTTTGAAGCAAAATTAAAACAACGATTTCTCTACATGGAACAAGGTGTAGGGAAAAACAAATCAGTTGGAAATTACTTACAAAATAATATGTTTAGAGGGAACGGTGGGGAATGA
- a CDS encoding HAD family hydrolase — protein sequence MALFLDLDNTILPSKGAYDYALKQCAIDWKERKLGDDFLELYESARKQVKSQLKHHSSNRLRLLCFKLMFEMLRSNFKKNSSLNVASLEDPKLEANMENGFQTQDITEIFWMEERYFFHFLSFYKEEKNKDEYQTSLFPKLVSLSQEFPIYLTTNETLRTQLLKVQGFLPADFRFTLITSEEVGFEKPSKEFFQYVMEKTKEDPSDCILLGDNWEDDIIGASSHGISCIHVPEMWGKGDEVKECSNPLNSPTDKTASPHPVSIWKAPNILSGLNFARLWLFQRQK from the coding sequence ATGGCATTATTTTTAGACTTAGACAACACCATTTTACCTTCCAAAGGCGCTTATGATTATGCCCTCAAACAATGTGCCATAGACTGGAAGGAACGTAAGTTAGGTGATGATTTTCTTGAGTTATACGAATCAGCTAGAAAACAAGTTAAATCCCAATTGAAACACCATAGTTCCAATCGTTTGCGGTTGTTATGTTTTAAGTTGATGTTTGAGATGTTACGATCAAATTTCAAAAAAAACTCTTCTTTAAACGTAGCAAGTTTAGAAGATCCAAAACTTGAAGCAAACATGGAAAATGGCTTCCAAACCCAAGACATCACAGAGATCTTTTGGATGGAGGAACGATATTTTTTTCACTTTCTCAGTTTCTATAAAGAGGAAAAAAATAAGGATGAATACCAAACCTCATTATTTCCGAAGTTAGTCTCTCTCTCCCAAGAATTTCCGATTTATCTAACAACAAATGAAACCCTTCGCACACAATTATTGAAGGTGCAAGGTTTTTTGCCTGCTGATTTTCGGTTCACCCTCATCACATCTGAAGAAGTAGGTTTTGAAAAACCTTCAAAAGAATTTTTCCAGTATGTGATGGAGAAAACAAAGGAAGATCCATCCGATTGTATTTTACTAGGTGATAATTGGGAAGATGATATCATCGGTGCAAGCTCTCATGGGATTTCATGCATTCATGTTCCCGAGATGTGGGGAAAGGGAGATGAAGTGAAAGAATGTAGCAATCCTCTGAATTCACCCACTGACAAAACCGCAAGTCCACATCCAGTGAGTATCTGGAAAGCTCCCAATATCCTTTCAGGTCTAAACTTTGCTAGGTTATGGCTTTTTCAGCGTCAAAAATAA
- a CDS encoding class I SAM-dependent methyltransferase — MKSCILCQSPQSKTVFDENGIPILECQNCGHVYSSYEQEEHYEGYWDGAEQTYDLEWWDNAHRAVYSDFIGTYLNEPKGNLLDVGCGLGFFVKAVLTNKPGWTAVGYEISKQAVKFANEQNGMKTVYAGLVQDSKLPKESFDIITLWDVIEHIPKPHSLLTYLHGLLKPGGVLFLQTPNFPIQLAKANLKVKLRGMKEGVHYLEAKDHVNNYKMSTLAELGKQCGFIKPEYKVLMPILSVSGSKSKFAVYVKLAYYFFTKLVFTLSFKTINWNNTLFLTLKKP, encoded by the coding sequence ATGAAATCTTGTATCCTTTGCCAATCTCCCCAGTCCAAAACCGTTTTTGATGAAAATGGCATTCCCATTTTGGAATGCCAAAATTGTGGTCATGTGTATTCTTCTTACGAACAAGAAGAACACTACGAAGGGTATTGGGACGGCGCAGAACAAACGTATGATTTGGAATGGTGGGACAACGCCCACAGAGCTGTGTATTCCGATTTTATAGGAACCTATCTGAACGAACCAAAAGGGAATCTTTTGGATGTGGGATGTGGGCTTGGTTTTTTTGTGAAAGCAGTGCTTACAAACAAACCAGGTTGGACGGCTGTGGGGTATGAGATTTCCAAACAAGCTGTCAAGTTTGCCAACGAACAAAACGGGATGAAAACTGTCTACGCAGGTCTTGTGCAAGATTCCAAACTACCCAAAGAAAGTTTCGATATCATCACGCTTTGGGATGTGATTGAACACATTCCAAAACCACATTCGTTACTCACCTACTTACATGGACTTCTCAAACCAGGTGGGGTATTATTTTTACAAACACCAAACTTCCCCATCCAATTGGCAAAAGCAAACCTCAAAGTCAAACTGAGAGGAATGAAGGAAGGGGTCCATTATTTGGAAGCCAAAGACCATGTGAACAATTACAAAATGTCCACCCTGGCAGAACTTGGCAAACAATGTGGATTCATAAAGCCAGAATACAAGGTGCTCATGCCCATTTTATCTGTCTCTGGAAGCAAAAGTAAATTTGCCGTTTACGTGAAGTTAGCTTATTATTTCTTCACCAAACTTGTGTTTACTCTCAGTTTCAAAACCATCAATTGGAACAATACTTTATTTTTGACGCTGAAAAAGCCATAA
- the dapF gene encoding diaminopimelate epimerase, whose translation MKINFTKMEGIGNDYVYIDATKNDIRLSPEQIQKLSDRNFGIGGDGVIFIRNSNSGEFQMDMYNSDGSSSEMCGNGVRCVGKFVYDHGLTKNQKPTIETGKGVLTLDLKTGTNGKVEMVTVDMGEPILKPSLVPIVWKGDEPVINQVIEVQGKQYHFTAVSMGNPHCVIYVDDADDFPVREIGPIIENHPFFPRRVNVEFVSIKGKDHLYQRTWERGTGETLACGTGACAVTVASILNGKTGRSVRIDLRGGTLHIEWQENGSVFMTGPAKEVFSGEVEI comes from the coding sequence ATGAAAATCAATTTCACCAAAATGGAAGGGATCGGCAATGACTACGTGTACATTGATGCCACGAAAAACGATATCCGACTCAGTCCAGAACAAATCCAAAAACTTTCCGATCGTAATTTTGGAATCGGCGGTGATGGTGTGATTTTCATTCGAAATTCCAACTCTGGTGAATTCCAAATGGATATGTACAACTCCGATGGAAGTTCCTCTGAGATGTGTGGGAATGGCGTACGCTGCGTGGGAAAATTTGTCTATGACCATGGTCTTACGAAAAACCAAAAGCCAACCATCGAAACGGGAAAAGGTGTCCTCACCTTAGATCTGAAAACTGGCACAAATGGAAAAGTGGAAATGGTGACTGTGGATATGGGAGAACCCATCCTAAAACCATCCCTTGTTCCAATAGTATGGAAAGGGGACGAACCAGTCATCAACCAAGTGATTGAAGTCCAAGGAAAACAATACCATTTTACGGCCGTTAGTATGGGGAATCCACATTGTGTGATTTATGTAGACGATGCCGATGATTTTCCAGTGCGCGAAATTGGACCCATCATTGAAAATCATCCATTCTTCCCGAGACGCGTGAATGTTGAATTTGTATCCATCAAAGGAAAAGACCATCTTTACCAAAGGACTTGGGAAAGAGGAACAGGCGAAACCTTGGCTTGCGGAACGGGAGCTTGTGCTGTGACCGTTGCCTCCATCCTCAATGGCAAAACCGGACGTTCTGTACGAATTGATCTACGTGGTGGAACCCTTCACATCGAATGGCAGGAAAATGGATCTGTTTTTATGACAGGCCCCGCCAAAGAAGTGTTCTCTGGAGAAGTAGAGATTTAA
- a CDS encoding lysophospholipid acyltransferase family protein, with amino-acid sequence MENTVDQVKKNVENIKKFVTPFFNLAVSTTVYGYHNIVPTGKLILTCNHRSDMDPFVIGSVFPRFISWIAAEYTTRIPLFKDLVEKTGTIPMAIDGNISMASIKKVQQVFKNGDVLGIFPEGHDYMVQNDFSAPLANFHSGFAAFSLRNKVDILPTVIIPEEETITDYPIPPLVRAFMGMPKEVCDIKRRVVYKKINVVFGEVIKYETFAHLPLDKGMVAVSEETKRRMGELQKVDYLKK; translated from the coding sequence ATGGAAAATACCGTAGACCAAGTCAAAAAAAACGTTGAGAACATCAAAAAGTTTGTGACTCCGTTTTTTAATTTGGCTGTCAGCACAACTGTCTACGGTTACCATAACATCGTACCGACAGGCAAACTCATCCTCACTTGCAATCATAGAAGTGATATGGATCCCTTTGTGATTGGATCTGTATTCCCTAGGTTCATCTCTTGGATTGCGGCCGAATACACAACACGGATCCCTCTCTTCAAAGACTTAGTGGAAAAAACAGGAACCATTCCCATGGCCATTGATGGAAACATCTCCATGGCCAGCATCAAAAAGGTACAACAGGTTTTTAAGAATGGAGATGTGCTTGGGATTTTTCCTGAAGGGCATGACTACATGGTGCAAAATGATTTTTCTGCTCCTCTTGCCAATTTCCATTCGGGATTTGCTGCCTTTAGTTTACGTAACAAAGTTGACATTCTCCCAACCGTCATCATCCCCGAAGAAGAAACCATCACAGACTACCCGATTCCCCCACTGGTTCGTGCCTTTATGGGAATGCCAAAAGAAGTTTGTGATATCAAACGGCGCGTTGTTTACAAAAAAATCAATGTAGTGTTTGGAGAAGTGATCAAGTATGAAACCTTTGCTCACCTACCGCTTGACAAGGGTATGGTGGCCGTTTCCGAGGAAACCAAACGGCGAATGGGCGAATTACAAAAAGTTGATTACTTAAAAAAGTAA
- a CDS encoding DUF4468 domain-containing protein: MMQKRVLLLFFFFLFFQNSMCLKMWIVSSKMRTTEDARDHKTYQKTRSFLKAKQWLEYKLDPELSKIEFENQEAGELRGIGLIKCYVPYGIGEVDANEHEFEYIVKVRDGHAEMQINKIFSFIRDPNDIILNYGPKNEKVAKVTIRSCFRPLLDDFFEFIK, translated from the coding sequence ATGATGCAGAAACGAGTATTGTTATTATTCTTTTTTTTCCTGTTCTTTCAGAACTCAATGTGTTTGAAGATGTGGATTGTTTCTTCCAAAATGAGGACCACTGAGGATGCAAGGGACCATAAAACCTACCAAAAAACGAGGAGTTTCCTCAAGGCAAAACAATGGTTGGAATACAAACTGGACCCTGAACTTTCCAAAATTGAATTTGAAAACCAAGAGGCAGGGGAACTCCGAGGGATTGGTCTCATCAAATGTTACGTTCCCTATGGGATTGGGGAAGTGGATGCCAATGAACATGAATTTGAATACATTGTGAAGGTGCGAGATGGGCATGCTGAGATGCAGATCAACAAAATCTTTTCCTTTATCCGGGATCCCAATGATATCATTCTGAATTATGGGCCCAAAAATGAAAAGGTGGCTAAGGTCACGATCCGATCTTGTTTTCGCCCACTCCTAGACGATTTTTTTGAATTTATAAAATGA
- a CDS encoding adenylate/guanylate cyclase domain-containing protein yields MVPKQRLQFLAFLLIYFIVPFSACFFTLIFANYTSTAFLPEKFLILFEATRVTQDFTLFALTWAPFPIITFILFFYSLPVANYLFKKDKCNYLSEEKARHRIVHSPIIISLFGFFGWELSTILSVLRIDTLYPEAPPQSILTVTILFAFWGLFLFAFSYSATNFLNKKLIIPCVFPDGGLGKYAKGKQFSIVTKQIIFWTASTLFPIVLLIFGLLLRTNQNLFDLHQLVHNDVLFEVIAIMLFFSFIFSVTFAISLQHPLNKIEEATELIKEQKFDTRVTIFSSDELGLLGDAVNEMAEGLAERERIKDTFGRIVDPRVRDYLLSNEHSLGGKVVDATILFSDLRDFTKLSEKRTPEEVLYILNRYFQEMSNAIEIHGGFINKFIGDAILAVFGTPMPMTDHVDRAFQTALQMQKNLDLLNKQFLGEGLTELKMGIGIHTGSLLVGNIGSANRMEFTVIGDTVNTASRVEGLCKGLQKNLLITENTANLLPDVIRSRLQSEGEFELKGRESKEKIYSYPVALG; encoded by the coding sequence ATGGTGCCAAAACAAAGACTTCAATTCCTAGCCTTCTTACTCATTTATTTTATTGTCCCATTCTCTGCCTGTTTCTTCACTTTAATCTTTGCCAACTATACTTCCACAGCCTTCTTACCTGAAAAATTTTTAATTCTTTTCGAAGCAACAAGAGTGACTCAAGACTTCACCTTATTTGCGTTAACCTGGGCACCATTTCCAATCATTACATTCATTTTATTTTTTTATAGTTTGCCTGTTGCCAATTATCTCTTCAAAAAAGACAAATGTAATTATCTATCGGAAGAGAAAGCTCGCCATCGAATTGTGCACTCTCCCATCATCATCAGTTTGTTTGGTTTTTTTGGTTGGGAACTTTCCACCATTTTATCAGTTTTACGCATTGATACTCTTTATCCGGAAGCACCACCACAAAGTATCTTGACTGTCACGATTTTGTTTGCATTTTGGGGACTTTTTTTGTTTGCCTTTTCTTATTCTGCAACCAATTTTCTCAATAAAAAATTGATCATTCCATGTGTGTTCCCTGATGGTGGACTTGGAAAATACGCAAAAGGAAAACAATTTTCCATTGTTACAAAACAAATTATTTTTTGGACAGCATCCACATTATTTCCTATCGTACTTTTGATTTTTGGATTATTGCTTAGGACAAATCAAAATCTATTCGATTTACACCAATTGGTTCATAACGATGTATTATTCGAAGTGATCGCAATTATGCTTTTCTTTTCTTTTATATTTTCAGTTACCTTTGCCATTAGTTTACAACATCCACTCAACAAAATTGAAGAAGCAACAGAACTCATCAAAGAACAAAAGTTTGATACAAGAGTCACTATCTTTAGTTCCGACGAACTGGGACTTCTCGGAGATGCTGTCAATGAAATGGCAGAAGGCCTTGCGGAAAGAGAAAGGATTAAGGATACTTTTGGGAGAATTGTAGATCCAAGAGTAAGGGATTACCTTCTCTCCAATGAACATAGTTTAGGTGGAAAAGTGGTTGATGCCACGATCCTCTTTTCGGACTTAAGGGATTTTACAAAACTATCAGAAAAAAGAACCCCTGAAGAAGTTTTGTATATCCTCAATCGGTACTTCCAAGAAATGAGTAATGCCATCGAAATCCATGGTGGATTTATTAACAAATTCATCGGAGATGCAATTTTGGCTGTTTTTGGAACACCAATGCCCATGACCGACCATGTGGATCGTGCCTTTCAAACTGCTCTTCAAATGCAAAAGAATTTAGACCTTCTCAACAAACAATTCTTAGGGGAAGGTTTAACCGAACTCAAAATGGGAATTGGGATCCATACTGGTAGTTTGCTTGTGGGAAACATTGGTTCCGCCAATCGTATGGAATTCACAGTCATTGGTGATACCGTGAACACTGCCTCAAGGGTCGAAGGACTTTGTAAGGGATTACAAAAAAATCTACTGATCACTGAAAACACGGCCAATCTATTACCTGATGTGATCCGATCTCGATTGCAGTCAGAAGGTGAATTTGAACTGAAAGGCAGAGAATCGAAAGAGAAAATTTATTCCTATCCTGTGGCCTTGGGTTAG
- a CDS encoding MFS transporter, whose amino-acid sequence MNHSKLKTPVKMGYGFAETGITAVQLFTQIYLLKFYTEIVGLNASLAGIALSISVIWDAISDPLMGRISDHTRTRFGRRRPYIFIGGILLSIAVLLLFSPPEIASQLGKFIYLLSVYLLVNTAMTIISVPHIALGGELSFERDERTSVFGWRLFFSNIGMLIGMIVPAAILQSLGDETAKENIITSRTVAGEIVSLVILVSSIITFWVTKGKDKIQTDRSKQLPFFISFGSVLKNKMFLVLLFAFVIATIGRTFNSAIALYYYEYRLGLKESQVVINILLPFFLVLMLSIGFWVWISKKIGKKIPAFFGVFGLGLLTVIVYPLFPYGELRPPLIAAFFGGIFAGSILIMDSILTDVVDYDEFQTGEKREGLYFGIWKMGVKFSQAFGIAITGFLLDIIGFQNGMTTQTPEVGFRLALIFGPGVGFFFIFGSIIFLFFPLTDAKHIQVQRILTKRTLKKETR is encoded by the coding sequence ATGAACCATTCTAAACTCAAAACTCCCGTCAAAATGGGTTATGGATTTGCCGAAACTGGCATAACAGCCGTTCAACTTTTCACTCAGATTTATCTCCTCAAATTCTACACTGAAATTGTTGGTTTAAACGCAAGTTTGGCTGGTATTGCATTGTCCATTTCCGTGATTTGGGATGCAATCAGCGATCCACTGATGGGTAGGATTTCCGATCATACGAGGACAAGGTTTGGTAGAAGACGTCCTTATATTTTCATTGGTGGCATCTTATTATCCATTGCAGTTCTCCTACTCTTTTCCCCACCAGAAATTGCCTCACAATTAGGTAAGTTCATTTACCTACTCAGTGTTTATCTTTTAGTCAATACAGCAATGACCATTATCTCAGTTCCTCATATCGCACTCGGTGGTGAACTGAGCTTTGAACGAGATGAACGAACATCGGTATTTGGTTGGAGATTGTTTTTTAGTAATATCGGAATGTTAATCGGGATGATTGTTCCCGCAGCTATCTTACAATCACTAGGTGATGAAACGGCAAAAGAAAACATCATCACATCTCGCACTGTTGCCGGTGAAATTGTATCACTTGTGATTTTAGTCTCTTCCATTATCACTTTTTGGGTGACAAAAGGAAAAGACAAAATCCAAACTGATCGATCAAAACAACTTCCGTTCTTTATCTCATTTGGCTCTGTATTAAAAAACAAAATGTTTTTAGTTTTGTTATTTGCTTTTGTCATCGCAACCATCGGCAGAACCTTTAATTCCGCAATTGCACTCTATTATTATGAATACCGATTGGGTTTAAAAGAATCCCAAGTGGTCATCAATATCCTTTTGCCATTTTTTCTCGTGCTGATGTTATCCATTGGATTCTGGGTTTGGATCTCAAAAAAAATTGGGAAAAAAATCCCTGCATTCTTTGGAGTTTTTGGATTAGGACTCCTTACCGTCATAGTGTATCCTTTGTTTCCTTATGGTGAACTCAGGCCTCCTCTCATCGCTGCTTTTTTTGGAGGAATCTTTGCTGGTTCCATATTGATCATGGATTCCATTCTCACTGATGTGGTTGACTACGATGAATTCCAAACAGGCGAAAAGCGAGAGGGGTTATACTTTGGTATTTGGAAAATGGGTGTGAAATTCTCTCAAGCCTTCGGAATTGCCATCACAGGTTTTTTACTCGATATCATTGGATTTCAAAATGGAATGACAACACAAACACCAGAAGTTGGATTCAGACTGGCTCTCATCTTTGGACCTGGTGTGGGTTTTTTCTTTATTTTTGGTTCCATCATCTTTTTGTTTTTTCCATTAACGGATGCAAAACACATCCAAGTCCAACGAATCTTGACAAAAAGAACATTGAAAAAGGAAACTAGGTAA
- a CDS encoding SpoIIE family protein phosphatase, whose amino-acid sequence MNRKTLFWDLTLKLEAFTHTVPVPFAVYYAIITQKMEPNHWKIFIALCLVFATGIGLLGTFIRHLLLKYLFAKIEKMKLPSDLNSSFTSEEKEYAKSVKILLFRYPLIEAIIIVIRWLSGVIPISLLFFYLVEYTPSVARSAIFTFVMIAPISFVTYYFISESSIRNLFDLPQFKNVELQEKDIPKFNYFTRILVAFFSLATLPFVIFSYILYSLTTGEIAVEDPMIPIVTVSFIFVIPLIVCSYVVAKSVNEGLNETSRSLGELAKGNFDVIVTPKSSDDFAKQAFYLNSVIGTLKNLYAEIRNLNEGLEEKVTLRTDELNKTLMDISKLKVQQDGDYFLIYQLLNPFAIKDINSNSFFVEHFLRQKKVFEFKNQRYEIGGDINISHTIYLQDRKFLLFVNADAMGKSMQGAGGALVFGSVFQSIVQRTKTDPGFKNVTPEDWLRSNLQELQLVFETFDGTMLVSLTMGLIEEVTGKLYFLNAEHPMIVLYRNDKANYLFPIISYRKLGTLGAFPISEVNEFQLQSKDILFIGSDGKDDLLSKNQEGEWEVLSEDENFLEIVENTKGNLESIVKEVDSLGQFIDDVSIIRISFESN is encoded by the coding sequence ATGAACAGAAAAACTTTATTTTGGGATCTAACCTTAAAACTAGAAGCTTTCACGCATACTGTACCCGTACCCTTTGCAGTATATTATGCCATCATCACCCAAAAGATGGAACCAAATCATTGGAAAATTTTTATCGCCTTATGTCTCGTATTTGCAACCGGGATTGGTTTACTCGGAACTTTCATCCGCCACTTATTACTCAAATACTTATTTGCCAAAATTGAGAAGATGAAACTTCCTTCGGACTTAAATTCGTCATTTACTTCCGAAGAAAAAGAATACGCAAAATCAGTAAAAATTCTATTATTTCGTTATCCATTAATCGAAGCAATCATCATCGTAATACGCTGGTTATCTGGTGTAATCCCTATCAGTTTATTGTTTTTTTATCTTGTAGAATACACGCCTTCAGTAGCACGATCTGCGATCTTTACATTTGTGATGATTGCTCCTATTTCGTTTGTTACCTATTACTTTATCAGTGAAAGTTCGATACGTAATTTATTTGACTTACCACAATTTAAGAATGTGGAACTGCAAGAAAAAGACATTCCAAAATTCAATTATTTCACAAGAATCTTGGTTGCATTTTTTAGTTTGGCAACTCTCCCCTTTGTTATCTTCTCTTATATATTGTATTCGTTGACGACTGGTGAGATTGCTGTTGAGGATCCGATGATCCCCATTGTCACGGTCTCTTTTATCTTTGTCATCCCACTCATTGTTTGTTCCTATGTTGTTGCCAAGTCAGTCAATGAAGGTTTGAATGAAACCAGTCGTTCTCTAGGGGAACTCGCAAAAGGAAATTTTGATGTCATCGTTACTCCCAAATCAAGTGATGACTTCGCCAAACAAGCATTTTATCTCAATTCTGTGATCGGCACTCTGAAAAACTTGTATGCTGAAATCCGAAACTTAAATGAAGGATTAGAGGAAAAAGTAACCTTAAGAACTGATGAGCTAAACAAAACACTCATGGACATCAGTAAATTGAAAGTCCAACAAGATGGAGATTATTTTTTAATTTACCAACTTCTGAATCCCTTTGCCATCAAAGATATCAATAGTAATAGTTTTTTTGTCGAACATTTCCTCCGTCAAAAAAAAGTCTTTGAATTTAAAAACCAGAGATACGAAATCGGTGGAGATATCAATATATCTCATACCATTTACTTGCAAGATAGAAAATTTTTATTGTTTGTGAATGCAGATGCCATGGGCAAATCAATGCAAGGTGCCGGGGGCGCTTTGGTTTTTGGATCCGTATTCCAATCCATTGTCCAAAGGACCAAAACCGATCCAGGATTTAAAAATGTAACTCCTGAAGATTGGTTACGATCGAATCTACAAGAACTCCAGCTGGTTTTTGAAACATTTGATGGAACCATGTTAGTTTCACTCACTATGGGTCTCATCGAAGAAGTGACAGGAAAACTATATTTTCTAAATGCAGAACATCCGATGATTGTTTTGTATCGAAATGACAAAGCAAATTATTTGTTTCCCATTATTTCCTATCGAAAACTGGGAACACTCGGTGCTTTTCCCATAAGCGAAGTCAATGAGTTTCAACTCCAATCAAAGGACATACTTTTCATCGGTTCTGACGGTAAGGATGATCTCCTAAGTAAAAACCAGGAAGGGGAATGGGAAGTGTTATCGGAAGATGAGAACTTTTTGGAAATTGTGGAAAATACAAAAGGAAATTTGGAATCCATTGTCAAAGAAGTGGATTCTCTTGGCCAATTCATCGACGATGTATCGATCATACGTATTTCTTTTGAATCGAATTGA